A stretch of the Pan troglodytes isolate AG18354 chromosome 20, NHGRI_mPanTro3-v2.0_pri, whole genome shotgun sequence genome encodes the following:
- the LOC107972433 gene encoding cytochrome P450 2F1-like, whose amino-acid sequence MDPLIKAPGGEPFDPTFVLSRSGSNIICSVLFGSRFDYDDERLLTIIHLINDNFQIMSSPWGETPFVLLQNPPTLSGPQLYDIFPSLLDWVPGPHQRIFQNFKCLRDLIAHSVHDHQASLDPRSPRDFIHCFLTKMAEKKEDPLSHFHMDTLLMTTHNLLFGGTETVGTTLRHAFLALMKYPKVQGEAHPHSSVEVPMCSSLTPEQEATTPPPVPPSTSDIASCWHQDSTAKPTNPHGGQSHHVAHEVHAACLNPDPDPTRLIVGFFVFGLFFGDGVSLCHPGWSAVA is encoded by the exons GCGAGCCCTTTGACCCTACGTTTGTACTGAGTCGCTCAGGGTCCAACATTATCTGTTCCGTGCTCTTCGGCAGCCGCTTCGACTACGATGATGAGCGTCTGCTCACCATTATCCACCTTATCAATGACAACTTTCAAATCATGAGCAGCCCCTGGGGCGAG ACACCCTTCGTCCTCCTCCAAAACCCTCCCACTCTGTCTGGTCCCCAGTTGTACGACATCTTCCCGAGCCTCCTGGACTGGGTGCCCGGGCCGCACCAACGCATCTTCCAGAACTTCAAGTGCCTGAGAGACCTCATCGCCCACAGCGTCCACGACCACCAGGCCTCACTAGACCCCAGATCTCCCCGGGACTTCATCCACTGCTTCCTCACCAAGATGGCAGAG AAGAAGGAGGACCCGCTGAGCCACTTCCACATGGATACCCTGCTGATGACCACACATAACCTGCTCTTTGGCGGCACCGAGACGGTGGGCACCACGCTGCGCCACGCCTTCCTGGCACTCATGAAGTACCCGAAAGTTCAAGGTGAGGCCCACCCACACAGCAGCGTGGAGGTGCCCATGTGTTCCAGCCTCACCCCAGAGCAGGAAGCCACGACCCCGCCTCCAGTCCCGCCTTCCACGTCTGATATAGCCTCCTGCTGGCACCAGGATTCCACAGCCAAACCCACAAACCCACACGGAGGCCAATCCCACCACGTGGCCCACGAGGTCCACGCAGCCTGCCTGAATCCCGACCCAGATCCCACCCGCTTaattgttggtttttttgtttttggtttgttttttggagacggagtctcgctctgtcacccaggctggagtgcagtggcatga